A genome region from Micromonospora peucetia includes the following:
- a CDS encoding aminotransferase class I/II-fold pyridoxal phosphate-dependent enzyme: MSARYQVAGTTAAGISASIESGIRSAALVPGDALPPVRELAAQLAVSPATVARAYQELRQRGLVVTAGRHGTRIRPRPPVAARRSALRPSTAPGLRDLSRGEPDPRLLPPLGEHLAGLAAAAGESVGYPVAGVLPELAEAARERLAADGVPAAELTVTGGALDGIERLLGAHLRPGDAVAVEDPGWANLLDLVAALGLRPIGVPVDDDGPLAGGVAAALAAGARALIVTSRAQNPTGAAISAERARELRALLAGRSDLLLIEDDHAAELARVPLHPLAGATPTWAFVRSVSKPFGPDLRLAVLVGDETTVARVAGRARVGAGWVSTVLQRLVLALWRDPAVARLVDRAAGSYERRRTALIGALADHGLVAHGRSGINVWLPVDDETSVLTALRDAGWAVAPGALNRIAGPPALRITVSSLDEAEIPALAAAVARAVRPAPAAGFTA; this comes from the coding sequence GTGTCAGCACGCTATCAGGTCGCCGGTACGACGGCCGCCGGGATTTCGGCCAGCATCGAATCGGGCATCCGCTCCGCTGCCCTCGTTCCCGGCGACGCGCTGCCGCCGGTACGGGAGCTCGCCGCCCAGCTCGCGGTGAGCCCGGCCACCGTGGCCCGGGCCTACCAGGAGCTGCGTCAGCGGGGCCTGGTGGTCACCGCCGGGCGGCACGGCACCCGGATCCGGCCCCGCCCACCGGTGGCGGCCCGCCGCTCCGCGCTGCGCCCGTCGACCGCCCCCGGCCTGCGCGACCTGTCCCGGGGCGAGCCGGACCCGCGGCTGCTGCCGCCCCTCGGGGAGCACCTGGCCGGCCTTGCCGCCGCCGCGGGGGAGTCGGTCGGCTACCCCGTTGCCGGAGTGCTGCCCGAGTTGGCCGAGGCGGCCCGCGAGCGGCTGGCCGCCGACGGCGTGCCGGCGGCGGAGCTGACCGTCACCGGCGGCGCGCTGGACGGCATCGAGCGGCTGCTCGGCGCACACCTGCGCCCCGGGGACGCGGTTGCGGTCGAGGACCCGGGCTGGGCCAACCTGCTCGACCTGGTGGCCGCGCTCGGGCTGCGGCCGATCGGCGTGCCGGTCGACGACGACGGTCCGCTCGCCGGCGGGGTCGCCGCCGCCCTCGCCGCCGGCGCGCGGGCACTGATCGTGACGAGTCGGGCCCAGAACCCCACCGGCGCGGCGATCTCCGCCGAGCGGGCCAGGGAGTTACGGGCCCTGCTCGCCGGCCGGTCCGACCTGCTGCTGATCGAGGACGACCACGCCGCTGAGCTGGCCCGCGTACCGCTGCACCCGCTCGCGGGGGCGACCCCGACGTGGGCCTTCGTACGCTCGGTGAGCAAGCCGTTCGGCCCGGACCTGCGGCTGGCCGTGCTGGTGGGCGACGAGACCACGGTGGCCCGGGTGGCCGGGCGGGCCCGGGTCGGCGCCGGCTGGGTCTCCACGGTGCTGCAACGGCTGGTCCTGGCGCTCTGGCGCGACCCCGCCGTGGCCCGGCTGGTGGACCGGGCCGCCGGCAGCTACGAGCGGCGGCGCACGGCGCTGATCGGGGCGCTCGCCGACCACGGCCTGGTCGCCCACGGTCGCAGCGGCATCAACGTCTGGCTGCCGGTCGACGACGAGACCAGCGTGCTGACCGCGCTGCGGGACGCCGGCTGGGCGGTCGCGCCCGGCGCTCTCAACCGGATCGCCGGCCCGCCGGCGCTGCGGATCACCGTCAGCTCGCTCGACGAGGCGGAGATCCCGGCGCTGGCGGCGGCGGTGGCCCGGGCGGTCCGGCCCGCCCCGGCCGCCGGCTTCACGGCGTGA
- a CDS encoding bifunctional pyridoxamine 5'-phosphate oxidase family protein/GNAT family N-acetyltransferase, translating into MYAPTDRTTASRSRDRMSYDEAAAHAVLDEAYDCALGFTVDGEPRVLPTLHVRVDDTLYLHGSTGSRPLLAARGDGLPVCVAVTLLDGLVYGRSQFHHSANYRSVVVHGTAQLVTDEREKARVMTALVEKAAPGRSTDSRPPSRRELAETAVLALPLREVSVRARTGGVREEETDLALPHWAGVVPLRLTAGLPEPDAGVTAPVPAYLHPETSPWLDPAVLRGEHVGLEPLDLSHADELHPATDDPEVWRHLGSPAPVDRAEMRAVIGAALAAHHRGERVPWVQRCAVTGAVVGTTSFYEVDPQRRTVAIGYTFLGRPWWRTGINTEAKLLLLTRAFEELDAVRVVWHTDIRNERSQRAIERLGASREGVLRRHRQRPDGSWRDTVQYSMTVDEWPNAQATLRERLRQAASVAS; encoded by the coding sequence ATGTACGCACCCACCGACCGGACCACCGCCAGCCGCTCCCGGGACCGGATGAGCTACGACGAGGCCGCCGCACACGCGGTCCTCGACGAGGCGTACGACTGTGCGCTCGGGTTCACCGTCGACGGCGAGCCCCGGGTCCTACCCACCCTGCACGTCCGCGTCGACGACACCCTCTACCTGCACGGCTCCACCGGCAGCCGGCCACTGCTCGCCGCCCGGGGCGACGGGCTGCCGGTATGCGTCGCCGTCACCCTGCTCGACGGCCTCGTCTACGGCCGCTCGCAGTTCCACCACAGCGCCAACTACCGCTCCGTGGTCGTGCACGGCACCGCGCAACTGGTCACCGACGAGCGGGAGAAGGCCCGGGTGATGACCGCCCTGGTGGAGAAGGCCGCCCCGGGGCGCAGCACCGACAGCCGTCCCCCGTCACGCCGGGAGTTGGCCGAGACCGCCGTGCTGGCCCTGCCGCTGCGCGAAGTATCGGTCCGCGCCCGCACCGGCGGCGTACGCGAGGAGGAGACCGACCTCGCACTGCCGCACTGGGCCGGGGTGGTGCCGCTGCGGCTGACCGCCGGACTGCCCGAACCCGACGCCGGGGTGACCGCGCCGGTGCCGGCGTACCTGCACCCGGAGACCTCGCCGTGGCTCGACCCGGCGGTGCTGCGCGGCGAGCACGTGGGGCTGGAACCGCTCGACCTGTCCCACGCCGACGAGTTGCACCCGGCCACCGACGATCCCGAGGTCTGGCGGCACCTGGGCAGCCCGGCACCGGTCGACCGGGCCGAGATGCGTGCCGTGATCGGCGCGGCGCTGGCCGCGCACCACCGGGGCGAACGGGTGCCGTGGGTGCAGCGCTGCGCGGTGACCGGCGCCGTGGTCGGCACGACCTCCTTCTACGAGGTGGACCCGCAGCGCCGGACGGTGGCCATCGGCTACACCTTCCTCGGCCGGCCCTGGTGGCGTACCGGGATCAACACGGAGGCGAAGCTGCTGCTGCTCACCCGCGCCTTCGAGGAGTTGGACGCGGTGCGGGTGGTCTGGCACACCGACATCCGCAACGAGCGCTCCCAGCGGGCGATCGAGCGCCTCGGCGCGTCCCGCGAGGGGGTGCTGCGCAGGCACAGGCAGCGCCCGGACGGCTCGTGGCGGGACACCGTGCAGTACTCGATGACCGTCGATGAGTGGCCGAACGCACAGGCCACGCTCCGGGAAAGGCTTCGCCAGGCGGCGTCCGTGGCCTCATGA
- the leuE gene encoding leucine efflux protein LeuE yields MMAGVLGITDIWTYVLGTVAIVLLPGPNSLFVLSTAAQRGVATGYRAAGGVFVGDGVLMVLSAAGVASLVQAYPPLFLVIKYTGAAYLGYVGLTMLRGAWRRWRTRNDPATPRLIDAAEPAAMRSPFRKALVISLLNPKAILFFVSFFIQFVDPGYAWPALSFLLLGLIAQVTSVLYLTALIFTGTFLAAQFRRRHRLAAGATTGVAALFLGFSLKLATATA; encoded by the coding sequence ATGATGGCGGGCGTGCTGGGCATCACCGACATCTGGACGTACGTGCTGGGCACCGTGGCGATCGTTCTGCTGCCCGGGCCCAACTCCCTCTTCGTGCTCTCCACCGCCGCGCAACGGGGCGTGGCGACCGGTTACCGGGCGGCCGGCGGGGTCTTCGTCGGCGACGGAGTGCTGATGGTCCTTTCCGCCGCCGGCGTGGCGTCACTGGTCCAGGCGTACCCGCCGCTCTTCCTCGTGATCAAGTACACCGGTGCCGCGTACCTCGGCTATGTGGGGTTGACGATGCTGCGCGGCGCGTGGCGGCGCTGGCGGACGCGCAACGACCCGGCCACCCCGCGGCTCATCGACGCCGCGGAGCCGGCGGCGATGCGCAGCCCGTTCCGCAAGGCGCTGGTGATCAGCCTGCTCAACCCGAAGGCGATCCTCTTCTTCGTCTCGTTCTTCATCCAGTTCGTGGACCCGGGCTACGCCTGGCCGGCGCTGTCCTTCCTGCTGCTCGGGCTGATCGCCCAGGTCACCAGCGTGCTCTACCTGACCGCGCTGATCTTCACGGGAACGTTCCTGGCGGCCCAGTTCCGCCGACGCCACCGCCTGGCCGCCGGCGCCACCACCGGCGTCGCCGCGCTCTTCCTCGGCTTCAGCCTCAAACTGGCCACCGCCACCGCCTGA
- a CDS encoding sporulation protein yields MRLTGVSPESGWTGLSVRTALANPSTRPGLRLPGRVTVIAGSTDVPVLHVRLGLVTTAEPDDPEAPRRLVQFHQATVADGFVLRAGRGRSIPFELSLPWETPVTVFGGVPLLSLRMGLRTEVAVEPRLDQGAMVPVFVHPLPTQAHVLAALDTLGFSMRQAGLVDGRLPGVAQTLPLHQRLGYWVAPLYAGPITELELIFMADPAGLEVILWMDRRLALAGITHQSISRFRVWHAGADQRDWVATVDAWLRAAINRHAAAAAHADWSATISESAHVSRPPDQPVPPGFGLGGTAGGAGIGGSGGGDGT; encoded by the coding sequence GTGCGGTTGACGGGGGTGTCACCCGAGTCCGGCTGGACCGGCCTGTCGGTGCGGACGGCCCTGGCCAACCCGAGCACCCGCCCAGGGCTGCGGCTGCCGGGGCGGGTCACCGTCATCGCCGGCTCCACCGACGTACCAGTCCTGCACGTCCGGCTCGGCCTGGTCACCACGGCTGAGCCGGACGACCCGGAGGCGCCCCGTCGCCTGGTGCAGTTCCACCAGGCGACGGTGGCCGACGGTTTCGTGCTGCGGGCCGGTCGGGGCCGGTCGATTCCGTTCGAGTTGTCGCTGCCGTGGGAGACCCCGGTGACCGTGTTCGGCGGGGTGCCCCTGCTCAGCCTGAGGATGGGACTGCGTACGGAGGTGGCGGTCGAGCCCCGGCTCGACCAGGGCGCGATGGTGCCGGTCTTCGTGCATCCGCTGCCCACCCAGGCGCACGTCCTGGCGGCCCTCGACACGCTCGGCTTCAGCATGCGCCAGGCCGGCCTGGTCGACGGGCGGCTACCCGGGGTGGCGCAGACCCTGCCGTTGCACCAGCGGTTGGGCTACTGGGTGGCGCCGCTCTACGCCGGGCCGATCACCGAGCTGGAGCTGATCTTCATGGCCGACCCGGCCGGCCTGGAGGTGATCCTCTGGATGGATCGGCGGCTGGCCCTGGCCGGGATCACCCACCAGAGCATCAGCCGGTTCCGGGTCTGGCACGCGGGCGCCGACCAGCGGGACTGGGTCGCGACCGTGGACGCCTGGCTGCGCGCGGCGATCAACCGGCATGCCGCAGCCGCCGCACACGCCGACTGGTCCGCGACCATCTCCGAGTCGGCGCACGTCAGTCGCCCGCCGGACCAGCCCGTCCCACCAGGCTTCGGACTGGGCGGCACCGCCGGTGGAGCCGGCATCGGCGGCTCCGGCGGCGGCGACGGCACCTGA
- a CDS encoding hemolysin family protein: MSPGVALFTSVILLALNGFFVAAEFALVASKRYRLEHAAAGGGRAAKAALEGVRELSLMLAGAQLGITLCTLGLGALAEPAIEHLLSPLLHAVGLPDAASHVIALIFALSVVTFLHLVVGEMAPKSWAITDPERSAVLLALPFRAFARVARPVLSVMNAMANAMLRLVKVNPQDQLAQVHGPDELRMLLEQSREHGLLGVEQHRLLTSMLELQGTTVAQVMEPFDQMVTVRRDEGADRIEQVSRDSGRSRLAVLDANDDVCGLVHVREAVRATTTGRPLTAGDLMTSAFTLPASASVTEAVAAMRARQSQLALVRNGAGPTRPVGFVALEDLLEEVIGEFDDETDPVPRGRRMR; this comes from the coding sequence ATGAGCCCCGGCGTCGCGCTCTTCACGTCGGTGATCCTGCTGGCGTTGAACGGCTTCTTCGTGGCCGCCGAGTTCGCCCTGGTGGCCAGCAAGCGTTACCGACTGGAGCACGCCGCCGCCGGTGGCGGGCGGGCCGCCAAGGCCGCGTTGGAGGGCGTACGCGAGCTGTCGCTGATGCTCGCCGGCGCCCAGCTCGGCATCACCCTCTGCACGCTGGGTCTCGGCGCGCTCGCCGAACCGGCGATCGAGCACCTGCTGAGCCCGCTGCTGCACGCGGTCGGGCTGCCGGACGCCGCGAGTCACGTGATCGCGCTGATCTTCGCGCTCAGCGTCGTCACCTTCCTGCACCTGGTGGTCGGCGAGATGGCGCCGAAATCCTGGGCGATCACCGACCCGGAGCGTTCGGCGGTGCTGCTGGCCCTGCCGTTCCGTGCCTTCGCGCGGGTCGCCCGGCCGGTGCTGTCGGTGATGAACGCCATGGCCAACGCGATGTTGCGGCTGGTCAAGGTCAACCCGCAGGACCAGCTCGCCCAGGTGCACGGCCCCGACGAGCTGCGCATGCTGCTGGAGCAGTCCCGCGAGCACGGGCTGCTCGGCGTGGAGCAGCACCGGTTGCTGACCAGCATGCTGGAGTTGCAGGGCACCACGGTTGCGCAGGTGATGGAGCCGTTCGACCAGATGGTGACGGTGCGCCGCGACGAGGGGGCCGACCGGATCGAGCAGGTCAGCCGCGACAGCGGCCGGTCGCGCCTGGCGGTGCTGGATGCCAACGACGACGTCTGCGGCCTGGTTCACGTCCGGGAGGCGGTCCGGGCCACCACCACGGGGCGCCCGCTCACGGCGGGTGACCTGATGACCAGTGCCTTCACCCTGCCGGCGTCGGCCTCGGTGACCGAGGCGGTGGCGGCGATGCGGGCCCGGCAGTCCCAGCTCGCGCTGGTGCGCAACGGCGCCGGGCCGACCAGGCCGGTGGGGTTCGTCGCGCTGGAGGACCTGCTGGAGGAGGTCATCGGCGAGTTCGACGACGAGACGGACCCGGTGCCGCGCGGACGACGCATGAGATGA
- a CDS encoding hemolysin family protein yields MLIVVGLLLIIVLTVATGYFVAQEFGYVAVDRGRLKQLADDGDQSAARALEVTGRLSFMLSGAQLGITVTALLVGYVAEPFLGAGLAELLGVAGVSTAVSLPLSLVLALTLATVVQMVLGELAPKNLAIARPEQLAKALSRSTLIYLRIAGPLIKLFDRAAVRLLRRIGIEPIEELPSGATPQDLEQIIAESRQEGHLTAEMSTLLDRGLDFRGLTAGEAMVPRVDVHTVRAHEPLSRVVELLDTGKSRFPVRGTEGVDDLVGVVGIADVLGVPPEQRATTPVSAVAGPPLLVPETLPLPTVLDRLRSGHRQLACVVDEYGGFAGVITLEDIAEELVGPIRDEDDPPERAPARQEDGSWVVPARWRIDEVADSTGIALPEAPEYDTLSGLVMRELGRVPEVGDRLEISLPADGEGGAAEPRALVEVLAVDRHVADSVRLRIAEPGEVSA; encoded by the coding sequence GTGTTGATCGTCGTTGGTCTTCTACTCATCATCGTGCTCACCGTCGCCACCGGTTACTTCGTGGCCCAGGAGTTCGGCTACGTCGCCGTCGACCGGGGGCGGCTCAAGCAGCTCGCCGACGACGGTGACCAGTCGGCCGCCCGGGCGTTGGAGGTGACCGGACGGCTGTCGTTCATGCTGTCCGGCGCCCAGCTCGGCATCACCGTCACCGCCCTGCTGGTCGGTTACGTCGCCGAGCCGTTCCTCGGCGCGGGGCTGGCCGAGCTGCTCGGGGTGGCCGGCGTCTCCACGGCGGTCAGCCTGCCGCTCTCACTCGTCCTCGCCCTGACCCTCGCCACCGTGGTGCAGATGGTGCTCGGCGAGCTCGCCCCGAAGAACCTCGCCATCGCCCGGCCCGAGCAACTCGCGAAGGCCCTGAGCCGCTCCACCCTGATCTACCTCAGGATCGCCGGTCCACTGATCAAACTCTTCGACCGCGCCGCGGTCCGGCTGCTACGCCGTATCGGCATCGAGCCGATCGAGGAGTTGCCCAGCGGCGCCACTCCGCAGGACCTGGAACAGATCATCGCCGAGTCCCGCCAGGAGGGGCACCTGACCGCCGAGATGTCCACGCTGCTCGACCGAGGGCTCGACTTCCGCGGGCTGACCGCGGGTGAGGCCATGGTGCCCCGTGTCGACGTGCACACCGTACGGGCGCACGAGCCGCTCAGCCGGGTCGTCGAGCTGTTGGACACGGGCAAGTCCCGCTTCCCGGTGCGTGGCACCGAGGGCGTCGACGACCTGGTCGGCGTCGTCGGCATCGCCGACGTGCTCGGCGTACCCCCGGAGCAGCGCGCGACCACCCCGGTCAGTGCGGTCGCCGGGCCACCGTTGCTGGTGCCGGAGACGCTGCCGCTGCCTACGGTGCTGGACCGGCTGCGCTCCGGTCACCGGCAGCTGGCCTGCGTGGTCGACGAGTACGGCGGCTTCGCCGGCGTGATCACGCTGGAGGACATCGCCGAGGAACTCGTCGGCCCGATCCGGGACGAGGACGACCCGCCGGAGCGGGCCCCGGCCCGGCAGGAGGACGGCTCCTGGGTGGTGCCGGCCCGCTGGCGTATCGACGAGGTCGCCGACAGCACCGGCATCGCGCTGCCCGAGGCCCCGGAGTACGACACGCTCTCCGGCCTGGTCATGCGGGAGCTGGGGCGGGTGCCCGAGGTCGGTGACCGGCTGGAGATCAGCCTGCCGGCCGACGGCGAGGGCGGCGCGGCCGAGCCGCGCGCCCTGGTCGAGGTGCTGGCCGTCGACCGGCACGTGGCCGATTCCGTGCGGCTGCGGATCGCCGAGCCCGGGGAGGTGTCCGCATGA
- the mnhG gene encoding monovalent cation/H(+) antiporter subunit G, which translates to MWGTLADWLGGGCLVVGALLSLAAGIGVLRFPGTLDRMHAATKPQVLGVLLLLLGLALRLRTPADLGMVALVGIFQLATAPVAAQMIGRAAYRTGRVDPALLDADELADR; encoded by the coding sequence ATGTGGGGCACGCTGGCCGACTGGTTGGGCGGCGGCTGCCTGGTGGTCGGCGCCCTGCTGAGCCTCGCCGCGGGGATCGGGGTGCTGCGCTTCCCGGGCACCCTGGACCGGATGCACGCCGCGACCAAGCCGCAGGTGCTCGGGGTGCTGCTCCTGCTGCTCGGCCTGGCCCTGCGGCTGCGTACCCCGGCCGACCTGGGCATGGTGGCGCTGGTCGGGATCTTCCAGCTGGCCACCGCCCCGGTGGCGGCACAGATGATCGGCCGAGCCGCCTACCGCACCGGCCGGGTCGACCCGGCCCTGCTCGACGCCGACGAACTCGCCGACCGCTGA
- a CDS encoding monovalent cation/H+ antiporter complex subunit F: MTTFLAVTLTTLFSVTALLALIRLYRGPSLIDRVVAADMLLATMVGAVGAEAAVNRHATTLPVLVALSMLGFVGSVSLVRFAVREDGEA; this comes from the coding sequence GTGACCACGTTCCTCGCCGTCACCCTCACCACCCTGTTCTCGGTGACCGCGCTGCTGGCCCTGATCCGGCTCTACCGGGGGCCGTCGCTGATCGACCGGGTGGTCGCCGCCGACATGCTGCTCGCCACCATGGTGGGCGCCGTCGGTGCGGAGGCCGCGGTGAACCGCCACGCCACCACCCTGCCGGTACTGGTGGCGCTCTCCATGCTCGGCTTCGTCGGTTCGGTGTCGCTGGTCCGCTTCGCCGTCCGCGAGGACGGGGAGGCCTGA
- a CDS encoding Na+/H+ antiporter subunit E: protein MSRGAGGPPRGRRRDRLIAFGWLVLVWSLFWGDFSWGNLAGGMLVAGAVLLFFPLPPVRFGGRLRPGPLLVFAVRFVSELVSASAHVARVAVQPGYRPRGAIIALRLRVRTDLNLALTAEAISLVPGTLIVEVDRHAGVLYVHVFDTHGPQDLIGSRQRILAVERRLVRAVGSAAEVRQVSADPVERGP from the coding sequence GTGAGCCGGGGCGCCGGGGGGCCGCCGCGCGGGCGGCGGCGGGACCGGCTGATCGCTTTCGGCTGGCTGGTGCTGGTCTGGAGCCTGTTCTGGGGAGACTTCTCCTGGGGCAACCTCGCGGGCGGGATGCTGGTGGCCGGCGCCGTGCTGCTGTTCTTCCCGCTGCCGCCGGTCAGGTTCGGCGGCCGACTGCGCCCCGGACCGTTGCTCGTCTTCGCGGTGCGCTTCGTCAGCGAACTGGTCAGTGCCAGCGCGCACGTCGCCCGGGTCGCGGTGCAGCCCGGCTACCGGCCCCGGGGGGCGATCATCGCGCTGCGGCTGCGGGTGCGCACCGACCTGAACCTGGCGCTCACCGCCGAGGCGATCTCGCTGGTGCCGGGCACGCTGATCGTCGAGGTGGACCGGCATGCCGGCGTCCTGTACGTGCACGTGTTCGACACCCACGGCCCACAGGACCTGATCGGCAGCCGGCAGCGGATCCTCGCCGTCGAACGACGGCTCGTCCGCGCGGTCGGCTCCGCCGCCGAGGTCCGCCAGGTGAGCGCCGATCCCGTCGAGAGGGGACCCTGA
- a CDS encoding Na+/H+ antiporter subunit D, with amino-acid sequence MSQLVPLPVVVPLLGAALTLLLARWPGLQRVVSVTCLTVTLAVAVVLLVQAYRHGPVVVQVGGWPAPVGIVLVADQLAALMVVVSSAVTLCVLLYSVGQGQGDFGETVPVTIYHPTYLVLTAGVTNAFLAGDLFNLFVGFEILLAASFVLITLGGTETRIRTGSTYVVVSILSSMIFLASVGLVYAATGTLNMAQLAHRLDALPDGVRLMLQLMLLLAFGIKAAVFPLSAWLPDSYPTAPAPVTAVFAGLLTKVGVYAIIRTETLLFPGGHLSGLLMVVAGLTMVVGILGAVAQSDMKRLFSFTLVSHIGYMIFGVGLSTVAGLSGAIFYVVHHITIQTTLFLVAGLVEERAGSTDLRRIGGLARAAPLLGVLFFVPAMNLAGVPPFSGFLGKLGLLQAGVAAGEPLPGVLVAAGTVTSLLTLYVASRVWNIAFWRAPQLATAAPVVRLPGLMVGATIALVGLGLALTVVAGPLFDVTADAAADLRERTPYIRSVLPAGAP; translated from the coding sequence ATGAGCCAGCTCGTGCCGTTGCCCGTGGTGGTGCCGCTGCTGGGCGCGGCGCTGACCCTGCTGCTGGCCAGGTGGCCGGGGCTGCAACGGGTCGTCAGCGTGACCTGCCTGACCGTCACGCTGGCGGTGGCGGTGGTGCTGCTGGTGCAGGCGTACCGGCACGGACCGGTAGTGGTCCAGGTCGGCGGGTGGCCGGCGCCCGTGGGCATCGTGCTGGTCGCCGACCAGCTCGCCGCGCTGATGGTGGTGGTCTCCTCGGCGGTGACCCTGTGCGTGCTGCTCTACTCCGTCGGCCAGGGGCAGGGGGACTTCGGCGAGACCGTCCCGGTGACCATCTACCACCCCACCTACCTGGTGCTGACCGCCGGCGTGACCAACGCGTTCCTCGCCGGCGACCTGTTCAACCTCTTCGTCGGTTTCGAGATCCTGCTGGCCGCGAGCTTCGTGCTGATCACCCTCGGCGGCACCGAGACCCGGATCCGCACCGGCTCGACGTACGTCGTGGTCAGCATCCTCTCCTCGATGATCTTCCTCGCCTCGGTGGGCCTGGTGTACGCGGCGACCGGCACCCTGAACATGGCCCAGTTGGCGCACCGGCTGGACGCACTGCCTGACGGCGTACGGCTGATGCTCCAACTGATGCTGCTGCTCGCCTTCGGGATCAAAGCGGCGGTCTTCCCGCTCTCGGCCTGGCTGCCGGACAGCTACCCGACGGCGCCGGCCCCCGTCACGGCGGTCTTCGCCGGCCTGCTCACCAAGGTCGGCGTGTACGCGATCATCCGCACCGAGACGCTGCTCTTCCCCGGCGGCCACCTCTCCGGGCTGCTGATGGTGGTGGCCGGGCTGACCATGGTGGTCGGCATCCTCGGCGCGGTGGCCCAGTCGGACATGAAGCGGCTCTTCTCGTTCACCCTGGTCAGCCACATCGGCTACATGATCTTCGGAGTGGGGCTGAGTACCGTTGCCGGGCTCTCCGGCGCGATCTTCTACGTGGTGCACCACATCACCATCCAGACCACCCTGTTCCTGGTCGCCGGGCTGGTCGAGGAGCGGGCCGGCAGCACCGACCTGCGCCGCATCGGCGGGCTGGCCCGGGCGGCCCCGCTGCTCGGCGTCCTCTTCTTCGTCCCGGCCATGAACCTCGCCGGTGTACCGCCCTTCTCCGGCTTCCTCGGCAAGCTCGGCCTGCTCCAGGCCGGCGTCGCGGCCGGCGAGCCGCTGCCCGGCGTGCTGGTCGCGGCGGGAACGGTGACGAGCCTGCTCACCCTCTACGTGGCCTCCCGGGTGTGGAACATCGCCTTCTGGCGTGCCCCCCAACTGGCCACCGCCGCACCCGTCGTCCGCCTGCCCGGGCTGATGGTCGGCGCGACGATCGCACTGGTCGGGCTCGGGCTGGCGCTGACCGTCGTCGCCGGGCCGCTGTTCGACGTCACCGCGGACGCGGCGGCCGACCTGCGCGAGCGCACCCCGTACATCCGTTCCGTGCTGCCGGCCGGTGCCCCGTGA
- a CDS encoding Na(+)/H(+) antiporter subunit C, which produces MSTGVAGPTLVLVVAAGVLVGCGVTLLLERSLSRILLGVILFGNGVNVLILLGGRAGAAPLVGTAPAGTLSDALPQAMILTAIVITFGLTAFLLAVSYRSWYLTGDDEVPDDIEDREVRQAAERNELAAADLGGEGPDADPEQVDPEPPRRLRRGDGPG; this is translated from the coding sequence ATGAGTACAGGCGTCGCGGGACCCACCCTGGTGCTGGTCGTCGCCGCCGGGGTGCTGGTCGGCTGCGGGGTCACCCTCCTGCTGGAACGCAGCCTGAGCCGGATCCTGCTCGGCGTCATCCTGTTCGGCAACGGGGTCAACGTCCTCATCCTGCTGGGCGGGCGCGCGGGGGCCGCCCCACTGGTCGGCACGGCGCCAGCCGGCACGTTGAGCGACGCGCTGCCGCAGGCCATGATCCTCACCGCGATCGTGATCACCTTCGGGCTGACCGCGTTCCTGCTGGCGGTGAGCTACCGCAGCTGGTACCTCACCGGCGACGACGAGGTCCCCGACGACATCGAGGACCGGGAGGTCAGGCAGGCGGCCGAGCGCAACGAGCTGGCCGCCGCCGACCTCGGCGGCGAGGGCCCGGATGCCGACCCCGAGCAGGTCGACCCCGAGCCGCCGCGCCGGCTCCGACGCGGGGACGGCCCCGGATGA